A single genomic interval of Syngnathoides biaculeatus isolate LvHL_M chromosome 1, ASM1980259v1, whole genome shotgun sequence harbors:
- the s100u gene encoding S100 calcium binding protein U, giving the protein MEEAIQTVVKVFLKSGKGKESLGPKDFQNMVKSQLSNILSDADSKEAVQNMGKGLDENKDGKVGFDEYMKLVGYLAQSLSKQRCRANEAQPAQNAQNSAAENAAPKAETREDKMEASADGKVEEEKKEKEVEVEVEKPAEVTSPGVDVTAPTVEVTSSTVGVAVEEENAEAEETEKVVEDAAEKMADAAAEEEEAEKKPDESATS; this is encoded by the exons ATGGAGGAAGCCATTCAGACCGTGGTCAAGGTCTTCCTGAAGTCCGGTAAAGGGAAGGAAAGTTTGGGACCCAAAGACTTCCAGAACATGGTCAAGAGTCAACTCTCCAACATCTTGTCG GACGCGGACAGCAAGGAGGCGGTCCAGAACATGGGCAAGGGCCTGGATGAGAACAAGGATGGCAAGGTGGGCTTCGACGAGTACATGAAGCTGGTGGGCTACTTGGCCCAGTCCCTCAGCAAGCAGCGTTGCCGCGCCAACGAAGCCCAACCGGCCCAGAATGCGCAGAACAGCGCCGCGGAGAACGCCGCCCCCAAGGCCGAAACCCGGGAAGACAAGATGGAGGCCAGCGCCGATGgaaaggtggaggaggagaagaaggagaaggaggtggaggtggaggtggagaaGCCTGCTGAGGTGACCTCGCCGGGCGTGGATGTGACCGCCCCGACCGTGGAGGTGACCTCTTCGACCGTGGGGGTCGCGGTCGAGGAGGAGAACGCCGAGGCCGAGGAGACGGAAAAGGTGGTTGAGGACGCGGCAGAGAAGATGGCCGacgcggcggcggaggaggaggaggccgagAAGAAGCCCGACGAATCCGCCACCTCGTAG